The region CGTCGTTGGCGACCACCGCGCGGCGCTGTTGCAAGGCTTTGCGCACCGCGCCGACGCTGCCGGAGAACTCGCGCGCACCGAGCCGACCCGGGTCGAGCGCCAGACTGCTGTGCACCTTATAACCGTCGCCGTCGCCGGCTTCGAACAAGACGAAACCGCGCTCGCATTGGGCCAGGTCCAACACCGCGCGCAGACTGCCGTCGAGCAGGTCGTCGAGCCGGGTCAGGCCTTGCAGCCGCATCGTATGCGCGGTGGCCGCGGCGCGCCGCAACGACTGGCCCTGTTCGCCGGCGGCGATCTCGGCGGCGCCGAGCGGCGCGAACTCGCAATGGACGTCGCCGAAGCGCAGCCAATACGGCTCGGTCATGACCAGCTCGTCGACCGCGAGACCGTCGGCGAAGCTGCCGTTCTTGCTGCCGAGGTCGCGCAGGCGCCAGCCGTCGGCTTCGCCGCGCAGCTCGGCGTGCCGGCGCGAGATCGAAGGGTGCGCGATGACCAGGTCGCAATCGGGCGCACGGCCGATGCTCAACGCATCGCCCGGTCGCAATGACCGGACGACCGCAGCGTGATCTGGCGGATAGGCGATCAGGCGCGCCTGCATCGGCTCATCTTAGCGTCGCCGATGCAGGAAAGGCAGGCGCGACGGCGCAAAGCGCAAGCCGCCGATGACGCGGTGTGCTTATTGGCCGAAGTCGCGCAGGTAGGCGACGCTGAACTTCAGCGTCGCGGCCCCCGCGATCAGTTCGCCGGCGTGGTTGTCGAGGTCGCGGGCGGCGCGCCACTGATCGGCGAGCGGACTGCCGGCGCGCGCGACGGCGCGGGCACGGAACGCATCCAGCGCCGCGATCGCATCGGCGTACTCGGCCGCGGCAACGGCGGTGGCGACGGTGTCCAGCCAGGCATCGAACGCCGCCTGCTCGGCCACGGGCAATTGATCGACGCGGGCGCGCAGCCAGGAAATCTTCTGGGCGATCACGCTGCCGGTGGCGCGCAGGTCCGACAGCACCAGGAACTGCGAGAAACCGCCGGTGGTGCCGCGCGCGCGCACGCTGCCCGGGGCGATTTCATCGGAGATGTCGCGGAAGTTGCCGCCCAGCGAGGCCTTGAACAGGCGGTAGGAACTGCCCGCGCTGTAGCTCAGCGCGTGGGTGTGCACTTCGACGCGCACGCCGCGACGAAAGCTGAGCCCGCCGAGCGCCGGCGGCTCGATGGTGATCAGCAGCGGAAAGGCGGGATCGAGCGGAGTCAGGCCGAGGCTAGGCAGGCGCGCGAGCAGGGCGCTGTCGGTAAGGCTGACCAGCTGGGCGCTGACCCCCAGGCTGGACGCCTGCAGGCCGCTGGCGTCGTCGAAGGTCAGGGTGAGATCGGCGACCGGCTGCGCGGGATCGCCGACCACGATCGTGGCGGTGTTGCCGGAAGCGTTGACGGTGACCGGCAGTGATTGCGCCGATGCGACGGCGCTGGACACGAACAGGGCGGCGGCTGCCAGCAGCCTCGACGCCAACGCCAACTTCCCCATCGCTTACTCCGGCGTACGACCACGCGGAGAGGCAGGCTAAACCGAAATGTGACGTGTGTCTCTAGGGGATTTCCCTCAGCGCCCTCTCGGGGAAGCTGACTGGGGGTTTTCCGGGCTTGCCGCTGAAGGAACTCCCGGATGCCCCGACCGCCGCGGCCGGTTCATGTTCGGCCGACACGGTCACCGACTCTCGGATGGAAGGGCGGCAGGCACGGCGGCACCCGCCGCGCCCGCCGTCGCCTGAGGGTTTCTCCCCAGCCGGGTTAGGGGGAAGTCCCGATGCGATCGCCCCGGGCGGCTGCGAATACTCCGGACACGCCTCACGTCCTGGGCGTTTCCGGAGCCATTCGACCATGTCATCGCGAATTCCCCGTAAGACCTTCCGCGTCTGCGCCATCGCCGCCGGCGTACTCGCCAGCGGCGTCGCCCTGGCCGACGCCCACCTCGATCCGCAGTTGCTCAAGCGCATGGCCGCCGTCGCCGGCACCGAGCCGCTGCAGGTGGTGGTCAGCTACAAGCAGTCGAGCCCGGTGACTTCGGCCCAGGTCGCGGCGCTGCGTGCGCTCGGCATCGACCAGGGCGTGACCATGCGGACCCTGCCGATCGCCGGCGCGCTGGCGACGCCGGCGGAGATCCGCGCCCTGGCCCAGCGCGACGACGTCGCCTCGATCTACTG is a window of Lysobacter antibioticus DNA encoding:
- a CDS encoding FHA domain-containing protein, with amino-acid sequence MQARLIAYPPDHAAVVRSLRPGDALSIGRAPDCDLVIAHPSISRRHAELRGEADGWRLRDLGSKNGSFADGLAVDELVMTEPYWLRFGDVHCEFAPLGAAEIAAGEQGQSLRRAAATAHTMRLQGLTRLDDLLDGSLRAVLDLAQCERGFVLFEAGDGDGYKVHSSLALDPGRLGAREFSGSVGAVRKALQQRRAVVANDVRSEAWLATRASVVAAGINTLVCLPLLDGEQTLGVLYADRVRPGPAITTLDLELLEAFAEGAAVWIAVRRTSEWLDAQPAAPQWERIVAAQFGEAG
- a CDS encoding DUF6689 family protein, whose product is MGKLALASRLLAAAALFVSSAVASAQSLPVTVNASGNTATIVVGDPAQPVADLTLTFDDASGLQASSLGVSAQLVSLTDSALLARLPSLGLTPLDPAFPLLITIEPPALGGLSFRRGVRVEVHTHALSYSAGSSYRLFKASLGGNFRDISDEIAPGSVRARGTTGGFSQFLVLSDLRATGSVIAQKISWLRARVDQLPVAEQAAFDAWLDTVATAVAAAEYADAIAALDAFRARAVARAGSPLADQWRAARDLDNHAGELIAGAATLKFSVAYLRDFGQ